Within the Pseudomonas oryzae genome, the region AAGTCATCCCGCGAGTAGGTGCTCCTCGAACCTGCCCCAGCGCTTGCCTGCAGCATCGACCGCAGCTACATGGGGCGCATCGAGCGTGGCGAGGTGAATATCACCGTCGAGAAGCTGTACCGCATCGCCAGCCTGCTGAGCTGTGATCCAGCTTCCCGCTTGCCTCCAGTGCCGGAGTTACGGGGCTAGTCGATTCTGGAACTCAGGAAAGTCCACAGCAGGCCATCGTCACGCTGTTCTTCTATCTTCCCGGCCAGCAGCACCTCATCGGCGGTCGGGTAATGACGCAACAGGCGACGCGCCTCAGTGCGTACGGCCTCAGGCAGTATCTTGTTGCGAGACAAATCGACCAGAAACTCTCGGGTTTGAATGATTGCGCAGGTGCGCTCACTGGGCATCGTCATTCCGTTCTCCTTACGCCAATCTCATCTAGCTAATGTGCTCTGTCTGGCCATGGATGCATGGGGTCAGGCCGGTGGAGAGCCAGCCAGGGCCTTACTCATCCAAGCAGGCATTTTGCAGGCTGCCAACTGCTTGAGTTCGGCCGGCGTCAGCTCGCTTTTGATCTTCGCGACTGCAGTCGGATTCACGCCTTTCCTGCCGAGGTAGAAGAACGCTACCAGGGCCAGTCCCACCTTGGTTCCAGCATGCTGCAGCTTTTCTGAGGAAACATGCCGGAGCCGTATCGTCAGCGCACCGATTCGAATCTCTCGACTTGAGCCGCTCGTATACAGCACCGGCTGTATTTGCATCTGGGTGCTCAGACGAAATGCCCTGACAGCCTCGGCACCATGCACCTGGATCGTTTCGTGATTCTGCTTGGCGATCACCCGGATCACAGCCAAGGCACTGGGGCGGACACTACCGATATACGGACTGATCTTCGGCCGCATGTAGATCCCGCGCCTGATCCGCTCCAGCTGGCCAGCGCTCACCAGCCGGGCTATCGCTTTGCCCACCGCA harbors:
- a CDS encoding BPSL0761 family protein; its protein translation is MTMPSERTCAIIQTREFLVDLSRNKILPEAVRTEARRLLRHYPTADEVLLAGKIEEQRDDGLLWTFLSSRID
- a CDS encoding DUF6088 family protein, which translates into the protein MPIASTLWQQVKYLPKGRPFSSRRFAGLGSPSAVGKAIARLVSAGQLERIRRGIYMRPKISPYIGSVRPSALAVIRVIAKQNHETIQVHGAEAVRAFRLSTQMQIQPVLYTSGSSREIRIGALTIRLRHVSSEKLQHAGTKVGLALVAFFYLGRKGVNPTAVAKIKSELTPAELKQLAACKMPAWMSKALAGSPPA
- a CDS encoding helix-turn-helix domain-containing protein — translated: MLLEPAPALACSIDRSYMGRIERGEVNITVEKLYRIASLLSCDPASRLPPVPELRG